The following proteins come from a genomic window of Macrobrachium nipponense isolate FS-2020 chromosome 18, ASM1510439v2, whole genome shotgun sequence:
- the LOC135196590 gene encoding protein D3-like produces MCRRWKKTDAYLLSSLAIESGRMAEQQQISRLMTEEIVPDVVDELPSNCVKVKYGSREVSCGNVLTPTQVFEEPTEICWPADTSNLYTLCMTDPDAPSRQNPIMREFLHWLVVNIPGVNFQKETLATVSTDMVYLAYQQPGKISCDEPKMQQLRINSSESPLFTEAEGKVASGRRSKLFFLSVENRRQFSIRNFAAKYKLKPVAGNFYQAEYDETTLKVHRQLGVIPK; encoded by the exons ATGTGCCGAAGGTGGAAGAAGACTGACGCTTACCTGCTCAGTTCTCTGGCCATAGAATCTG gaagaaTGGCCGAACAACAGCAAATTTCACGATTAATGACTGAAGAAATAGTTCCTGATGTAGTTGATGAGCTTCCTTCTAATTGTGTTAAG GTGAAGTATGGCAGCCGTGAAGTGTCTTGTGGAAATGTTCTGACTCCTACCCAGGTTTTTGAAGAGCCTACTGAAATATGTTGGCCAGCAGACACTAGCAACCTTTACACATTATGCATGACAG ATCCTGATGCCCCAAGTCGACAGAATCCTATAATGAGAGAGTTTCTTCACTGGCTAGTTGTCAATATACCTGGAGTGAACTTTCAAAAGGAGACACTTGCAACA GTCTCCACAGATATGGTGTATCTGGCATATCAGCAGCCAGGGAAAATAAGCTGTGATGAACCAAAAATGCAACAACTCAG GATCAATTCCAGTGAGAGTCCACTCTTCACAGAGGCTGAAGGAAAAGTTGCTAGTGGTAGAAG gagcaaattatttttcctttcagttgAAAATAGGAGACAATTCAGCATAAGGAATTTTGCTGCCAAGTATAAGCTGAAACCTGTTGCAGGAAATTTCTACCAGGCTGAATATGATGAAACAACATTAAAAGTCCATCGCCAGCTTGGAGTCATTCCTAAGTGA